In Bradyrhizobium lablabi, one DNA window encodes the following:
- the serB gene encoding phosphoserine phosphatase SerB yields the protein MSLVATLISNPADPALDSTVVDGARAILPSPGTAHWLFDEVAVDIPFAGQIPLEGPDIRAVEARLREARGDLPIDIVVQPQGFRRKKLLLADMDSTMIGQECIDELADFVGMKAEVAKITERAMRGEIEFEPALRERVALLKGLPVGVVDEVLKTRITLNPGARELVATMRAHGAYTCLISGGFTLFTGAVAAMIGFDEHRANELIVEDGKLTGEVKEPILGRAAKLATLIELTDSFDLDDIDTLAVGDGANDLGMVQAAGLGVAYHAKPAVAAAAAARIDHGDLTALLYAQGYRRDEFVGG from the coding sequence ATGTCTCTCGTCGCCACGCTGATCTCCAATCCCGCCGACCCCGCGCTCGATAGCACGGTGGTGGATGGCGCGCGCGCCATTCTGCCATCGCCCGGCACCGCGCACTGGCTGTTCGACGAGGTGGCGGTCGATATTCCCTTTGCCGGCCAGATTCCTTTAGAAGGCCCGGATATCCGCGCCGTCGAAGCCCGCCTGCGCGAGGCGCGCGGCGATCTGCCGATCGACATTGTGGTGCAGCCTCAGGGGTTCCGGCGCAAGAAGCTTTTGCTGGCCGACATGGATTCCACCATGATCGGCCAGGAATGCATCGACGAATTGGCGGATTTTGTCGGCATGAAAGCCGAGGTCGCCAAAATTACCGAGCGCGCGATGCGCGGCGAAATCGAGTTCGAGCCGGCGCTGCGCGAGCGCGTCGCACTGCTAAAAGGCTTGCCGGTCGGCGTGGTCGACGAAGTGCTCAAGACACGCATCACCCTTAACCCGGGCGCCCGCGAGCTGGTCGCAACCATGCGGGCGCACGGCGCCTACACCTGCCTGATCTCCGGCGGATTTACGCTTTTCACCGGCGCGGTGGCAGCCATGATTGGGTTTGACGAACACCGCGCCAACGAGCTGATCGTCGAGGACGGCAAACTGACCGGCGAAGTCAAGGAGCCGATTTTGGGCCGCGCGGCAAAGCTCGCCACCCTGATCGAGCTCACCGACTCCTTCGATCTCGACGACATCGATACGCTGGCGGTGGGCGACGGCGCCAACGATCTCGGCATGGTCCAGGCCGCAGGCCTCGGCGTCGCCTACCACGCCAAGCCTGCGGTTGCGGCAGCAGCCGCGGCGCGGATCGACCACGGCGACCTCACGGCGTTGCTCTATGCGCAGGGGTATCGACGGGACGAGTTTGTGGGGGGATAG
- a CDS encoding DUF4160 domain-containing protein, with product MPTVLRWGPYRAFFYSNERGEPPHVHVRAADFEAKFWLHDLSVAVNAGFPAHEIGAIIRHLRSQRDVLEGKWHEHFGN from the coding sequence ATGCCGACTGTCCTGCGTTGGGGACCGTATCGTGCGTTCTTCTATTCGAACGAACGCGGCGAGCCGCCACATGTTCACGTCCGGGCAGCAGATTTCGAAGCCAAGTTCTGGCTGCATGACCTCTCAGTCGCGGTGAATGCGGGATTTCCCGCCCATGAAATCGGCGCTATTATCCGCCATCTGCGATCACAGCGCGATGTCCTCGAAGGCAAATGGCATGAGCACTTTGGAAATTGA
- a CDS encoding DUF2442 domain-containing protein: protein MSTLEIDVGDIRPVSVVFTADELVVTLADGRRIATPLAWYPRLRDANTAARARFELMPMGIHWPELDEDLGVAGMLAGRPAI, encoded by the coding sequence ATGAGCACTTTGGAAATTGATGTCGGCGATATCAGGCCGGTCTCGGTTGTCTTCACCGCCGACGAGCTTGTGGTGACGCTGGCGGACGGCCGCAGGATCGCCACTCCGCTGGCCTGGTACCCGCGGCTGCGGGATGCGAACACCGCAGCGCGCGCGCGCTTCGAGCTTATGCCGATGGGCATCCACTGGCCTGAGCTTGATGAAGACCTTGGAGTTGCAGGAATGCTGGCTGGTCGGCCGGCTATTTGA
- a CDS encoding IS4 family transposase — translation MRHQNSVFHSLTKHVPWSKFEQIVEKYGADRLVRKLTTKRQFIALLYGQLSGSTSLREVVTGMASHETRLYHVGAAPVKRSTMSDANSTRPWQVFSELFAQMLPQAHRGLRRATADAVRLIDSTSVRLSSLSEGWATFSADVFGAKAHIVYDPNADRPVYFAVTPANVNDITAAKAMPIEPGATYVYDLGYYDYGWWARLDDAGCRFVTRLKKNTPFSVVKENRVPKNSNILRDRVGHLPARLANSRKNPLQVPVREITVIIDTGKLLRIVTNDLDAPAEEIAELYKQRWQIELFFRWVKQTLRIRHFIGVSENAVRIQIAIALIAFLILRMAQLAQKAVHSPLEFARLVRTNLMHRRPINHLLEPLQPIPINPDQLKLGLYFQ, via the coding sequence ATGCGGCATCAGAATAGCGTATTTCACAGTCTAACAAAGCACGTTCCTTGGTCTAAGTTCGAACAGATCGTGGAGAAGTACGGGGCCGACCGGCTGGTGCGGAAATTGACGACGAAGCGTCAGTTCATCGCATTGCTGTACGGGCAATTGAGCGGCTCGACGAGCCTGCGGGAGGTCGTGACCGGGATGGCGAGCCACGAGACGCGGCTTTATCACGTGGGGGCGGCACCGGTGAAGCGTTCGACGATGTCGGACGCCAATTCGACGCGGCCTTGGCAAGTGTTCAGCGAGCTGTTCGCGCAGATGCTGCCGCAAGCGCATCGTGGGCTGCGGCGCGCGACGGCAGACGCGGTCCGGCTCATTGATTCCACCAGTGTTCGGCTCTCCAGCCTGAGCGAAGGCTGGGCGACATTTTCGGCCGATGTGTTCGGCGCCAAGGCGCATATCGTCTACGATCCGAATGCCGATCGGCCGGTTTACTTTGCGGTGACGCCCGCTAACGTCAACGACATCACAGCCGCCAAGGCGATGCCGATCGAGCCGGGCGCAACCTACGTCTACGACCTCGGTTATTACGATTATGGCTGGTGGGCGCGGCTCGATGACGCCGGCTGCCGCTTCGTGACGCGACTGAAGAAGAATACCCCGTTCAGCGTGGTAAAGGAGAACCGCGTCCCCAAAAACAGCAATATTCTGCGCGACCGCGTCGGTCATTTGCCGGCCCGGCTCGCCAACAGCCGCAAAAATCCGCTGCAAGTTCCGGTCCGAGAGATCACCGTGATCATCGACACCGGTAAGCTGTTGCGCATCGTGACCAATGATCTCGACGCGCCGGCAGAAGAGATCGCAGAGCTTTACAAACAGCGCTGGCAGATCGAATTGTTCTTTCGCTGGGTCAAGCAGACGCTTCGAATCAGGCACTTCATCGGTGTCTCCGAGAATGCCGTCCGCATTCAGATCGCCATCGCCCTGATCGCCTTTCTCATCTTGCGCATGGCCCAGCTGGCTCAAAAAGCGGTGCACAGCCCTCTCGAATTTGCCCGCCTCGTCCGCACCAACCTCATGCACAGACGCCCGATCAACCATTTGCTCGAACCCCTACAGCCGATCCCGATAAACCCCGATCAGTTGAAACTTGGACTATACTTCCAATGA
- a CDS encoding Do family serine endopeptidase, whose translation MTGATEALTHRLRPLLAAICLGATSVLASAPVLSVPALARGPDGIADVAEKVIDAVVNISTSQTVEAKGGGGGEGRGTMPQLPPGSPFEEFFDDFFKNRRGGPGGKGGDLQPHKTNSLGSGFIVDTSGIVVTNNHVIADADEINVIMNDGTKIKAELVGVDKKTDLAVLKFKPPKPLTAVKFGDSDKLRLGEWVIAIGNPFSLGGTVTAGIVSARNRDINSGPYDSYIQTDAAINRGNSGGPLFNLDGEVIGVNTLIISPSGGSIGIGFAVPSKTVAGVVDQLRQFGELRRGWLGVRIQQVTDEIAESLNIKPARGALIAGVDDKGPAKPAGIEPGDVVVKFDGKDIKEPKDLSRVVADTAVGKEVDVVVIRKGQEQTVKVTLGRLEDTDKPVQASNKAQPEPEKPVTQKALGLDLATLSKDLRSRYKIKDSVKGVIITNVDGTSDAADKRLSAGDVIVEVAQEAVSNAADVKKRVDQLKKDGKKSVLLLVSNADGELRFVALSVQ comes from the coding sequence ATGACCGGTGCTACCGAAGCCTTGACTCATCGCCTGCGCCCCTTGCTGGCCGCGATCTGCCTTGGCGCCACGAGCGTGCTGGCGTCCGCGCCGGTTTTGTCGGTACCGGCCCTGGCCCGAGGCCCCGACGGCATCGCCGACGTCGCCGAGAAGGTGATCGATGCGGTGGTCAACATCTCGACGTCGCAGACCGTCGAAGCCAAGGGCGGCGGCGGAGGTGAGGGTAGGGGCACGATGCCGCAACTGCCGCCGGGCTCGCCGTTCGAGGAATTTTTTGACGATTTCTTCAAGAACCGCCGCGGCGGCCCGGGCGGCAAGGGCGGCGACCTGCAGCCGCACAAGACCAATTCGCTCGGCTCCGGCTTCATCGTCGATACCTCGGGGATTGTCGTCACCAATAATCACGTGATCGCGGATGCCGACGAGATCAACGTCATCATGAACGACGGCACCAAGATCAAGGCCGAGCTGGTCGGCGTCGACAAGAAGACCGATCTGGCGGTGTTGAAATTCAAGCCGCCAAAACCGCTGACCGCGGTGAAGTTCGGCGATTCCGACAAGCTGCGTCTCGGCGAATGGGTGATCGCGATCGGCAATCCGTTCAGCCTCGGCGGCACGGTTACCGCGGGCATCGTCTCGGCGCGCAACCGCGACATCAATTCCGGCCCCTATGACAGCTACATCCAGACCGACGCCGCCATCAACCGCGGCAATTCCGGCGGCCCGCTGTTCAACCTCGACGGCGAAGTGATCGGCGTTAACACGCTGATCATCTCGCCTTCGGGCGGCTCGATCGGCATCGGCTTTGCGGTGCCCTCGAAGACGGTGGCGGGCGTGGTCGACCAGCTCCGGCAATTCGGCGAACTGCGCCGCGGCTGGCTCGGCGTGCGTATCCAGCAGGTCACCGACGAGATCGCCGAAAGTCTCAACATCAAGCCCGCGCGCGGCGCCCTGATCGCCGGCGTCGATGACAAGGGGCCGGCCAAGCCCGCCGGCATCGAACCCGGCGATGTCGTCGTCAAATTCGACGGCAAGGACATCAAGGAGCCCAAGGATCTGTCGCGCGTCGTCGCCGACACCGCGGTCGGCAAGGAGGTCGACGTCGTCGTCATCCGCAAGGGCCAGGAGCAAACCGTCAAGGTCACGCTCGGCCGCCTGGAGGATACCGACAAGCCGGTGCAGGCGTCGAACAAGGCGCAGCCCGAACCGGAAAAGCCGGTGACGCAAAAAGCGCTCGGCCTCGACCTCGCCACGCTGAGCAAGGACCTGCGCTCGCGCTACAAGATCAAGGACAGCGTCAAGGGCGTGATCATCACCAATGTCGACGGCACGTCCGACGCCGCCGACAAGCGGCTGAGCGCCGGCGACGTCATCGTCGAGGTGGCGCAGGAGGCGGTGAGCAACGCCGCCGACGTCAAGAAGCGCGTCGATCAACTCAAGAAGGACGGCAAGAAATCGGTTCTTCTATTGGTATCGAACGCCGACGGCGAACTGCGCTTCGTGGCGCTGAGCGTGCAGTAG
- a CDS encoding DUF2065 domain-containing protein — translation MRSIAFADFLIGVGILFVLEGLMFAAGPAWMRRAMKSAQATPDNVLRVVGIGSAVAGLILIWVVRR, via the coding sequence ATGAGGTCCATAGCGTTCGCCGACTTCCTCATCGGTGTGGGCATTTTGTTTGTGCTTGAAGGTTTGATGTTTGCGGCCGGCCCGGCCTGGATGCGCCGGGCCATGAAGAGCGCGCAGGCGACGCCGGACAATGTCCTGCGCGTCGTCGGCATCGGATCGGCAGTTGCCGGCCTCATCCTGATATGGGTGGTCCGGCGCTAG
- the hflC gene encoding protease modulator HflC translates to MRSPVTGIVALILLFAVVIVGYSSVFTVTQTEQALVVRLGEPVSVVTEPGLHFKAPFIDTVISIDKRILDLENPSQEVIASDQKRLVVDAFARYRIKNALRFYQSIGSIQAANVQLTTLLNASLRRVLGEVSFIQVVRDEREALMARIRDQLDKEADGYGIQVVDVRIRRADLPEQNSQAVYQRMQTERQREAAEFRAQGGQKAQEIRSNADREATVIVAEANSNAERIRGEGDGERNRLFAEAYGKDPEFFAFYRSMTAYENGLKSGDTRFLLRPDSDFFKFFGSASGKPAPAPAPASAAAAPAPVAAAAVPAVPAAPKP, encoded by the coding sequence ATGAGATCCCCCGTCACAGGCATTGTTGCGCTGATCCTGCTGTTTGCCGTCGTGATCGTCGGCTACAGCTCGGTCTTCACCGTGACGCAGACCGAACAAGCGCTTGTGGTGCGGCTCGGCGAGCCCGTCAGCGTCGTCACCGAGCCGGGCCTGCACTTCAAGGCGCCGTTCATCGACACCGTGATCTCGATCGACAAGCGCATCCTCGATCTGGAAAATCCGTCGCAGGAAGTGATCGCCTCGGACCAGAAGCGGCTGGTGGTCGACGCCTTCGCCCGCTACCGCATCAAGAATGCGTTGCGGTTCTATCAGAGCATCGGCTCGATCCAGGCCGCCAACGTCCAGTTGACGACGCTCCTGAACGCATCGCTGCGCCGCGTGCTCGGCGAAGTCAGCTTCATCCAGGTGGTGCGGGACGAGCGCGAAGCGTTGATGGCGCGGATTCGCGACCAGCTCGACAAGGAGGCCGACGGCTACGGCATCCAGGTGGTCGATGTGCGGATCCGGCGGGCCGACCTGCCCGAGCAGAACAGCCAGGCCGTCTACCAGCGCATGCAGACCGAGCGGCAGCGCGAGGCCGCCGAATTCCGTGCCCAGGGCGGCCAGAAGGCGCAGGAGATCCGCTCCAACGCCGACCGCGAAGCCACCGTGATCGTCGCCGAGGCCAACTCGAACGCCGAGCGGATTCGCGGCGAGGGCGACGGCGAGCGCAACCGGCTGTTCGCCGAAGCTTACGGCAAGGACCCGGAGTTCTTCGCCTTCTACCGCTCGATGACGGCGTATGAGAACGGGCTGAAGAGCGGCGATACCCGCTTCCTGCTCCGCCCGGACTCCGACTTTTTCAAATTCTTCGGCAGCGCGTCGGGCAAGCCGGCGCCAGCGCCCGCGCCAGCTTCGGCGGCGGCGGCACCGGCTCCGGTGGCGGCCGCTGCGGTGCCGGCTGTGCCTGCCGCGCCGAAGCCGTAA
- the hflK gene encoding FtsH protease activity modulator HflK, with translation MPWKNQGGGPWGSGPKGPWGSGPQPVGPRPPDLEDLLRRAQDRLQQLLPGGYFSGVGVALVLVGALAIWGMSGFYRVQSEELGVVLRFGKYVRDAQPGLNYHLPYPIETVLLPKALRVSTLSIGMTLIDDPARRGRTMRDVPEESLMLTGDENIVDVDFTVLWRIKPKGVADYLFNIQNPEGTVKAVAESAMREVVGKSNIQPILTGARTTTEQSVQELMQRTLDSYGSGILVQQVQMQKVDPPAQVIDSFRDVQAARADLERLQNEAQTYANRVVPDAKGRAAQIIQVAEGYKQQAVAEAKGQSARFLKVYDEYKKAPDVTRQRIYLETMERILGGSEKLVYDGGNSSSQGVVPYLPLSELSPRRPSATTGQPQQPSGVTR, from the coding sequence ATGCCGTGGAAAAATCAAGGCGGAGGCCCATGGGGGTCCGGTCCGAAAGGGCCATGGGGCTCCGGCCCGCAACCGGTCGGGCCGAGGCCGCCCGATCTTGAGGACCTTCTGCGCCGCGCCCAGGACCGGCTTCAGCAGCTGTTGCCGGGCGGATATTTCTCGGGCGTCGGCGTCGCGCTGGTTCTGGTCGGCGCGCTGGCGATCTGGGGAATGTCCGGCTTCTACCGCGTGCAGTCGGAAGAACTCGGCGTCGTGCTCCGCTTCGGCAAGTATGTCCGCGATGCCCAGCCCGGACTGAACTATCACCTGCCGTACCCGATCGAGACCGTGCTGCTGCCGAAGGCGTTGCGCGTCTCCACCTTGAGCATCGGCATGACGTTGATCGACGATCCGGCGCGGCGCGGCCGGACCATGCGCGACGTGCCGGAAGAAAGCCTGATGCTGACCGGCGACGAGAACATCGTCGACGTTGATTTCACGGTGCTGTGGCGGATCAAGCCGAAGGGCGTCGCCGATTATCTCTTCAACATTCAAAATCCCGAAGGCACCGTCAAAGCGGTCGCCGAAAGCGCGATGCGCGAGGTGGTTGGCAAATCCAACATCCAGCCGATCCTGACCGGCGCGCGCACCACCACGGAGCAGAGCGTGCAGGAACTGATGCAGAGGACCCTGGACTCTTATGGTTCAGGCATCCTGGTGCAGCAGGTGCAGATGCAGAAGGTCGACCCGCCGGCGCAGGTGATCGATTCGTTCCGCGACGTGCAGGCGGCGCGCGCCGACCTCGAGCGGTTGCAGAACGAGGCGCAGACCTATGCCAACCGCGTCGTGCCCGATGCCAAGGGACGCGCGGCACAGATCATCCAGGTCGCCGAAGGCTACAAGCAGCAGGCGGTCGCCGAGGCCAAGGGCCAGAGCGCGCGCTTCCTGAAGGTCTACGACGAATACAAGAAAGCGCCCGACGTCACGCGGCAGCGCATTTATCTGGAGACGATGGAGCGCATCCTCGGCGGTTCCGAGAAGCTCGTCTATGACGGCGGCAATTCGTCCTCGCAAGGTGTCGTGCCGTATCTGCCCCTGAGTGAACTGTCGCCGCGGCGTCCTTCGGCGACAACGGGCCAGCCGCAGCAGCCGAGCGGAGTAACCCGATGA
- a CDS encoding dihydrofolate reductase, whose protein sequence is MEVVLIVAVADNGVIGAGGAIPWRLKSDQQRLKAMTMGKPVVMGRKTFISLRRPLPGRTNIVVTRDANFRAGGAVVTTSFDAARAVAFGDALRRSVAEIAVIGGAEIYARWMATADRLEITEVHAHPDGDTHFAAIDAAEWEEVARVRNPAGSDDSADFSYVTYRRRKSH, encoded by the coding sequence ATGGAGGTCGTCCTGATCGTCGCGGTTGCCGACAATGGCGTGATCGGCGCCGGTGGCGCGATCCCGTGGCGGCTGAAGAGCGATCAGCAACGCTTGAAGGCGATGACGATGGGCAAGCCCGTCGTGATGGGCCGCAAGACCTTCATCTCGCTGCGCCGGCCGTTGCCCGGACGCACCAATATCGTCGTCACCCGGGACGCCAATTTTCGCGCTGGCGGCGCGGTGGTGACGACCTCGTTCGATGCCGCCCGCGCGGTCGCGTTCGGCGATGCACTGCGGCGTTCGGTCGCGGAAATTGCCGTGATCGGCGGCGCCGAAATCTACGCGCGATGGATGGCGACCGCCGACCGCCTGGAAATCACCGAGGTCCACGCCCACCCCGACGGCGACACTCATTTTGCCGCAATTGATGCGGCGGAATGGGAGGAGGTCGCGCGCGTGCGCAATCCGGCCGGTTCGGACGATAGTGCGGACTTTTCCTATGTGACCTATCGCCGACGAAAGTCGCATTAA
- a CDS encoding GNAT family N-acetyltransferase, translating to MSLTIRRARPDEAGLVLSFVRELAEYEKLLHEVEATEAMLASALFGPHPRLFCEIAEWDGEPAGFAVWFINFSTFSGRSGIYLEDLFVRPAQRGKGIGKALLEHLAKECVANGWSRLQWSVLDWNTPSIEFYKSLGAQLMDEWTVCRIGGAALTALAQGAR from the coding sequence ATGTCCCTCACGATCCGCCGCGCGCGTCCCGATGAAGCCGGACTTGTCCTGTCCTTTGTTCGCGAACTTGCCGAATACGAGAAACTGCTCCACGAGGTGGAAGCAACCGAGGCGATGCTCGCCTCCGCGCTGTTCGGCCCCCATCCAAGGCTGTTCTGCGAGATCGCCGAGTGGGACGGTGAGCCCGCCGGTTTTGCCGTCTGGTTCATCAATTTTTCGACCTTCTCCGGACGCTCCGGCATCTACCTCGAAGACCTGTTCGTCCGTCCCGCGCAGCGCGGCAAGGGCATCGGCAAGGCGCTGCTGGAGCATCTCGCAAAGGAGTGCGTGGCGAACGGGTGGTCGCGGTTGCAATGGTCGGTGCTGGACTGGAATACGCCCTCGATCGAATTCTACAAATCGCTTGGCGCGCAGTTGATGGACGAGTGGACGGTGTGCCGGATCGGCGGCGCGGCATTGACGGCGCTCGCGCAAGGAGCGCGCTGA
- a CDS encoding thymidylate synthase — protein MNQYHDLLERILADGAEKHDRTGTGTLSIFGHQMRFNLAAGFPMLTTKKLPLKSIVHELLWFLAGDTNIKYLKDNGVSIWDEWADANGDLGPVYGSQWRSWPAPDGRSIDQISNVIDMIKRNPDSRRLIVSAWNPADVDKMALPPCHCLFQFYVANGKLSCQLYQRSADVFLGVPFNIASYALLTMMVAQVTGLKPGDFVHSLGDAHLYSNHLEQARLQLTRPTRPLPVMKINPAVKNIFAFRYEDFALEGYDPHPHIKAEVAV, from the coding sequence ATGAATCAGTATCACGATCTGCTCGAACGGATCCTCGCGGACGGCGCGGAAAAACATGACCGCACCGGCACCGGCACGCTGTCGATCTTCGGCCACCAGATGCGCTTCAATCTGGCCGCCGGATTCCCGATGCTGACCACCAAGAAGCTGCCGCTGAAATCCATCGTGCACGAATTATTGTGGTTTCTCGCCGGCGACACCAACATCAAATATCTCAAGGATAACGGCGTTTCGATCTGGGACGAATGGGCCGACGCCAATGGCGATCTCGGCCCGGTCTATGGCTCGCAATGGCGGTCCTGGCCGGCGCCGGATGGACGCAGCATCGATCAGATCTCCAATGTCATCGACATGATCAAGCGCAACCCGGATTCGCGGCGGCTCATCGTGAGCGCATGGAATCCGGCCGACGTCGACAAGATGGCGCTGCCGCCCTGTCATTGCCTGTTTCAGTTCTACGTGGCGAACGGAAAGTTATCGTGCCAGCTCTACCAGCGCTCGGCCGACGTATTCCTCGGCGTGCCCTTCAACATCGCCTCCTATGCGCTGTTGACGATGATGGTCGCGCAGGTGACGGGCTTAAAGCCCGGCGATTTCGTTCATTCGCTCGGCGATGCGCATCTCTATTCCAACCATCTCGAGCAGGCGCGGCTGCAACTGACGCGCCCGACGCGCCCCTTGCCGGTGATGAAAATCAATCCCGCGGTGAAGAACATCTTCGCGTTCCGCTATGAGGACTTCGCGCTCGAAGGCTACGACCCGCACCCGCACATCAAGGCCGAGGTCGCGGTGTGA
- a CDS encoding chromate transporter, translating into MNSDNNPVWALVSTFGLMSLFAVGGANAAIPEMHRLAVDVHHWMTDKQFADVFAISQMSPGPNVLIVTLIGYAVAGVAGALAATLAMCGPTAVLAYYVSGLLRRSSHSRWPAIIQAALVPLSIGLMGASALILALTSDRTWIAALVTAASAVLAFTTRLNPFWLLLAGGVLGFAGLIG; encoded by the coding sequence ATGAATTCAGACAACAACCCGGTTTGGGCGTTGGTCTCGACATTCGGCCTGATGTCGCTGTTTGCGGTAGGCGGCGCCAACGCCGCGATTCCGGAAATGCACCGCCTTGCCGTCGACGTTCATCATTGGATGACCGACAAGCAATTCGCCGATGTGTTCGCGATATCGCAGATGTCGCCGGGACCGAATGTGCTGATCGTGACCCTGATCGGCTATGCGGTGGCCGGCGTTGCCGGCGCACTCGCAGCGACGCTTGCGATGTGTGGTCCGACCGCGGTCCTCGCCTATTATGTCAGCGGGCTTCTCAGGCGATCGAGCCATTCGCGTTGGCCCGCCATCATTCAGGCCGCGCTGGTGCCGCTGTCGATCGGCTTGATGGGTGCGAGCGCCCTGATCCTGGCGCTGACCTCCGACCGGACCTGGATCGCCGCATTGGTCACCGCCGCCTCGGCGGTGCTCGCCTTTACGACCCGGCTCAACCCGTTCTGGCTGCTGCTGGCCGGGGGTGTTTTGGGGTTTGCAGGCTTGATCGGATGA
- a CDS encoding chromate transporter produces the protein MPPDSPPAAILAMEPPTSTPPGLIALFVAFAKMSLAGFGGVLVWARRGIVDQRRWMTADEFNETYALCHFLPGPNIVNLSVVFGSRFRGVAGAVAAFTGLLGPPVVVVTILAALYAHFGEIDALRRILAGVSCAAVGLLMSAVFRMMMPLIKRRALVGLAMLAAVFVAIGLLRLPLPAVLLVAIPLSIAITFAMRQRGAA, from the coding sequence ATGCCCCCGGATTCGCCGCCCGCCGCCATTCTGGCGATGGAACCCCCGACATCGACCCCGCCCGGCCTGATCGCGCTATTTGTCGCGTTCGCCAAAATGTCGCTGGCCGGCTTTGGCGGCGTGCTGGTCTGGGCGCGGCGCGGCATCGTCGATCAGCGCCGCTGGATGACGGCGGACGAGTTCAACGAAACCTACGCGCTGTGTCATTTTCTGCCCGGCCCCAACATCGTCAATTTGTCGGTGGTGTTCGGATCGCGCTTTCGCGGGGTCGCCGGCGCCGTCGCGGCCTTCACCGGGCTGCTCGGTCCTCCCGTCGTGGTCGTGACCATCCTGGCCGCGCTCTATGCCCATTTCGGCGAAATCGATGCCTTGCGGCGCATCCTGGCGGGCGTGTCCTGCGCCGCGGTCGGGCTTTTGATGTCGGCGGTGTTCCGGATGATGATGCCGCTCATCAAACGGCGCGCTCTGGTCGGCCTCGCGATGCTGGCCGCGGTGTTCGTCGCGATCGGATTATTGCGGTTGCCGTTGCCGGCGGTGTTGCTGGTGGCGATCCCGCTCAGCATCGCCATCACCTTTGCCATGCGCCAGCGGGGCGCGGCATGA
- a CDS encoding SspB family protein, which produces MATDHIRYDVLARDALRGVLRRVLADAAEHGLPGEHHFFITFLSTAEGVKLSPRLLAQYPEEMTVILQHQFWDLVVTEDRFEVGLSFGGIPERLVIPFTAIKSFFDPSVQFGLQFEPSDTATDAPATNLPAAPAPSALAAPAAENQDQPAKPGEGAEVVRLDRFRKK; this is translated from the coding sequence ATGGCGACCGATCATATCCGATACGACGTGCTGGCGCGGGACGCGCTGCGCGGGGTGCTGCGCCGTGTGCTGGCCGACGCCGCCGAGCACGGGCTGCCCGGCGAGCATCATTTCTTCATCACGTTTCTGTCGACCGCGGAAGGCGTGAAGCTGTCGCCGCGGCTGTTGGCGCAATATCCGGAGGAGATGACCGTCATCCTCCAGCACCAGTTCTGGGACCTTGTCGTGACCGAGGACCGGTTTGAGGTCGGCCTGTCGTTCGGCGGCATCCCGGAACGTCTGGTGATCCCGTTCACCGCCATCAAGAGCTTCTTCGACCCGTCGGTGCAATTCGGCCTGCAATTCGAGCCGTCCGATACCGCGACGGACGCGCCGGCCACCAACCTTCCGGCGGCCCCCGCGCCCTCGGCGCTGGCAGCGCCTGCAGCCGAGAATCAGGACCAACCGGCCAAGCCCGGCGAGGGCGCCGAAGTCGTGCGACTGGATCGCTTCCGCAAGAAATGA